A single genomic interval of Desulfomicrobium macestii harbors:
- the aprA gene encoding adenylyl-sulfate reductase subunit alpha: MPQIPVKDVIKGLACAEPELVEIDTDILMVGGGMGNCGTAFEAVRWADKVGGDIKILLVDKAAVDRGGAVAQGLSAINTYIGENDVDDYVRMVRTDLMGIVREDLIYDLGRHVDDSVHLFEEWGLPCWVKKDGKNLDGAQAKKEGMSLRSGAAPVRSGRWQIMINGESYKVIVAEAAKNALGSDRYLERIFIVKLLLDAKTPNRIAGAVGFSVRENKVYVIKANAMSVACGGAVNVYRPRSTGEGLGRAWYPVWNAGSTYTMCAQVGAEMTMMENRFVPARFKDGYGPVGAWFLLFKAKATNAKGEDYCVTNRAMLKPYEDRGYAKGHIIPTCLRNHMMLREMREGRGPIYMDTATALQTTFKDLSKSEQKHLESEAWEDFLDMCVGQANLWAAMNIKPEERGSEIMPTEPYLLGSHSGCCGIWVSGPNEPWVPEEYKVKADNGKVYNRMTTVNGLWTCADGVGASGHKFSSGSHAEGRIVGKQMVRWVVDHKDFKPTLAVSAADLKKEIYDPWYTYEQFKGASTDPVVNPNYISPNNFMMRLIKCTDEYGGGCATLYTTSDRLLDTGFALLDMLEEDSKKLAARDLHELLRCWEQYHRLWTVRLHMQHIRFRQESRYPGFYYRADFMGLDDAKWKCFVNSKFNPATGETEIFKKHYYQIIPV, from the coding sequence ATGCCTCAGATTCCTGTTAAAGACGTGATCAAGGGTCTGGCCTGCGCAGAGCCCGAACTCGTTGAGATTGATACCGACATTCTTATGGTCGGCGGTGGTATGGGTAACTGCGGTACTGCTTTCGAAGCAGTGCGCTGGGCCGACAAGGTTGGCGGCGACATCAAGATTCTCTTGGTTGACAAGGCTGCTGTCGATCGCGGCGGCGCGGTTGCTCAGGGTCTTTCCGCCATCAATACCTACATCGGCGAGAACGATGTTGACGACTATGTCCGCATGGTCCGCACCGACCTCATGGGCATCGTTCGCGAAGACTTGATCTACGACCTTGGCCGCCACGTGGATGACTCCGTTCATCTGTTCGAAGAATGGGGCCTGCCTTGCTGGGTTAAGAAAGACGGCAAAAACCTCGACGGCGCCCAGGCCAAGAAAGAGGGCATGTCCCTGCGCTCCGGTGCAGCTCCTGTCCGCTCCGGCCGCTGGCAGATCATGATCAACGGTGAGTCCTACAAGGTCATCGTTGCTGAAGCTGCAAAGAACGCCCTTGGCTCCGATCGTTACCTGGAGCGTATTTTTATCGTTAAGCTGTTGCTTGACGCCAAGACGCCCAACCGTATCGCCGGTGCTGTCGGTTTCTCTGTTCGTGAAAACAAAGTGTACGTCATCAAAGCCAACGCCATGTCCGTTGCTTGCGGTGGCGCTGTCAACGTTTACCGTCCCCGCTCCACTGGTGAAGGTCTTGGTCGTGCATGGTATCCCGTATGGAACGCCGGCTCCACCTACACCATGTGTGCTCAGGTTGGCGCTGAAATGACCATGATGGAAAACCGCTTCGTACCCGCCCGTTTCAAAGACGGTTACGGTCCGGTCGGCGCATGGTTCCTGCTCTTCAAGGCCAAAGCAACCAACGCCAAGGGTGAAGACTATTGTGTCACCAACCGCGCCATGTTGAAGCCTTACGAAGATCGCGGTTACGCCAAGGGTCACATCATCCCGACCTGTCTGCGCAACCACATGATGCTTCGCGAAATGCGCGAAGGTCGCGGTCCCATCTACATGGACACCGCCACCGCTCTGCAGACCACCTTCAAGGACCTGTCAAAGTCCGAGCAGAAGCATCTTGAGTCCGAAGCTTGGGAAGACTTCCTGGATATGTGCGTTGGTCAGGCCAACCTGTGGGCCGCCATGAACATCAAGCCCGAAGAGCGCGGTTCCGAAATCATGCCCACTGAGCCTTACCTGCTCGGTTCGCATTCCGGTTGCTGCGGTATCTGGGTTTCCGGTCCGAACGAGCCTTGGGTTCCCGAAGAGTACAAGGTCAAGGCTGACAACGGCAAGGTGTACAACCGCATGACCACCGTAAACGGTCTGTGGACATGTGCTGACGGCGTTGGCGCTTCCGGCCACAAGTTCTCCTCCGGTTCTCATGCTGAAGGCCGCATCGTTGGCAAGCAGATGGTCCGTTGGGTTGTCGATCACAAGGATTTCAAGCCCACCTTGGCTGTTTCCGCTGCTGATCTGAAGAAAGAAATCTACGATCCTTGGTACACCTACGAGCAGTTCAAGGGTGCTTCCACTGATCCGGTAGTCAACCCGAACTACATCTCCCCCAACAACTTCATGATGCGCCTCATCAAGTGCACCGATGAATACGGCGGAGGTTGCGCTACCCTGTATACCACGTCTGACAGACTGCTCGACACGGGCTTTGCCCTCCTCGACATGCTGGAAGAAGATTCCAAGAAATTGGCGGCTCGTGACCTGCACGAACTGCTTCGTTGCTGGGAGCAGTATCACAGACTGTGGACCGTTCGCCTGCACATGCAGCACATTCGTTTCCGTCAGGAAAGCCGCTACCCCGGTTTCTACTATCGCGCAGACTTCATGGGTCTGGACGATGCCAAGTGGAAGTGCTTTGTTAACTCCAAGTTCAACCCGGCCACTGGTGAAACCGAGATCTTCAAGAAACATTACTACCAGATCATCCCTGTCTAG
- a CDS encoding CoB--CoM heterodisulfide reductase iron-sulfur subunit A family protein, whose translation MASNSILVIGGGFAGLTAALEAAEIGHEVFIIEKTPFLGGRVMQLNKYFPKLCPPSCGLEIQYQRIKNNPNVKFFTLAEVTKVEGSVGNYEVTVQIKPRYAGPSSPDLSDLCDDLSTEVVNEYEFGLATRKPVYMDAPFAFPQRYVVDKASLSDSDKSKVQKCDYLDLTEEEKTITLSVGSIVIATGWKPYDVTNLSNLGAGAVKNCISNMQMERLASPYGPTNGKILRPSDGRVPKKIAFVQCAGSRDENHLHYCSYICCMASLKQAQYVREQYPDAEVTIYYIDLRTPGRYDNFAKKILADEKIFAVKGKVAAVEQDNAGDDVWVTVEDAVSCSKSVERFDLVVLATGMQPSLAGASLPIDVPVDAEGFIVGGEEKGIFAAGCAKQPLDVMKSAQSATGAAMKAIQTVRGR comes from the coding sequence ATGGCTAGCAACAGCATACTTGTCATCGGTGGTGGCTTTGCAGGACTCACCGCCGCCCTCGAGGCCGCTGAGATCGGTCATGAGGTCTTCATCATCGAGAAGACCCCATTTCTGGGTGGACGTGTTATGCAGCTGAACAAATATTTCCCGAAGCTGTGTCCACCTTCGTGCGGTTTGGAAATTCAGTATCAGCGGATCAAGAACAACCCCAACGTGAAGTTTTTTACCTTGGCCGAAGTGACCAAGGTGGAAGGGTCCGTTGGAAATTATGAAGTTACGGTACAGATCAAACCACGCTACGCTGGTCCCAGCAGCCCTGATCTTTCCGATTTGTGTGACGATCTTTCCACGGAAGTGGTCAATGAATACGAGTTCGGTTTGGCTACGCGCAAGCCTGTCTACATGGACGCGCCTTTTGCTTTCCCACAGCGTTATGTCGTGGATAAAGCCAGCCTGAGCGATTCGGACAAGAGCAAGGTCCAGAAATGCGACTACCTCGATCTGACCGAAGAAGAAAAGACCATCACTTTGAGCGTTGGTTCCATCGTCATCGCTACTGGCTGGAAGCCCTACGATGTGACGAATCTGTCCAACCTGGGCGCGGGCGCGGTTAAAAACTGCATTTCCAACATGCAGATGGAGCGCCTTGCATCACCTTATGGTCCGACAAACGGCAAGATTCTTCGGCCTTCCGATGGCCGTGTGCCAAAAAAGATCGCTTTTGTGCAGTGCGCCGGCTCTCGTGATGAGAACCATCTGCATTATTGTTCCTACATATGCTGCATGGCTTCCTTGAAGCAGGCTCAATATGTTCGCGAGCAGTATCCTGACGCTGAAGTGACCATCTATTACATTGATTTGCGGACTCCTGGCCGCTACGACAACTTCGCCAAGAAGATTTTGGCGGATGAGAAGATCTTTGCCGTCAAAGGCAAGGTCGCCGCGGTTGAACAGGACAACGCAGGCGATGACGTGTGGGTCACCGTTGAAGATGCGGTGTCATGCTCCAAGTCTGTCGAACGTTTCGATCTCGTGGTTCTGGCCACAGGAATGCAGCCCAGCCTGGCCGGCGCTTCCCTGCCAATTGATGTCCCGGTTGATGCCGAAGGGTTCATCGTTGGAGGGGAGGAAAAAGGTATTTTCGCCGCGGGCTGTGCCAAACAACCTCTGGACGTTATGAAGTCGGCCCAGTCTGCCACCGGGGCAGCGATGAAAGCGATCCAGACGGTGAGAGGGAGGTAG
- a CDS encoding FAD-dependent oxidoreductase produces MADKIGVYFDESSLGGVLDIQRLCDGVQKKWSDCCPVVKVHPRLATDEGRAMIQADIDAGLINAVCVCGSSPRVDWDFYKFGREILVDRVNLRELCVLCYEDPSKEKVLPGTTPELLFKMANDYVNMGVVKLQKAAVPEDGGIDVVNRVLVIGGGWAGMSAALDVAAVGYDVTLVEKKDMLGGAAAGMYKTIPFAFPYDAAHATGVEKKIAQVQAAEKIDVLLESEIASIAGAPGNYEVTVKVGKEERVVAVGSVVIATGWVPQDTAFLKPLGYGTLKNVVTSREFEMMAKAGSVVRKSDGAKPAKVMFLLGFGDKLAPFEVKEEEARAAALAAAEVKEADDTPKTNFVKQDTYKHLSYSSELTSLTALKQANYVREFIPGGVAMVVYEHMMVPGMNELYYKAAQNDPSVMMTKGVIREVRDGGDGDIVVVLEDTLLGAKVEIEVDMLVLPTAMVPTTALDPILKLQYRQGPAMPDLELFSGYADSNYICFPYETRRTGIYAAGTVRQPMTMATAEVDASGAALKAIQCLESANRGMAVHPRSGDLSFPKFNLVRCTQCKRCTEECPFGALDEDEKGNPMPNTSRCRRCGTCMGACPERVIFFDNYNVDQIGSMIKQVEVPDDMEVGGPRMLILACENDAYPALDMAALRGKKWSPYVRIVPVRCLGSVNTIWIADAMSKGTDGCLLLGCKYGEDYQCHFVKGSDLCSRRMANIGETLGKLGIETERVQQMQVAIDEYDKVPGMIDEFVDAITKLGPNPFKGY; encoded by the coding sequence ATGGCCGACAAGATTGGTGTATATTTTGATGAATCAAGCCTTGGCGGGGTTCTCGACATCCAGAGACTGTGCGACGGAGTGCAGAAAAAATGGAGTGATTGCTGCCCCGTAGTCAAGGTACATCCGAGGCTGGCTACCGACGAAGGACGGGCAATGATCCAGGCGGACATCGATGCCGGACTGATCAATGCTGTCTGCGTTTGCGGTTCTTCGCCTCGCGTGGATTGGGATTTTTACAAGTTCGGGCGGGAGATCCTGGTTGACCGGGTCAACCTGCGCGAACTTTGCGTGCTTTGTTACGAAGATCCGAGCAAGGAAAAGGTCCTTCCAGGCACCACTCCCGAATTGCTTTTCAAGATGGCCAACGACTATGTGAACATGGGCGTGGTCAAATTGCAGAAAGCAGCGGTTCCGGAAGATGGCGGGATCGATGTGGTCAACCGGGTGCTGGTCATCGGCGGCGGTTGGGCCGGCATGAGCGCGGCTCTTGATGTCGCAGCTGTCGGATACGACGTGACGCTGGTTGAAAAGAAAGACATGCTGGGTGGCGCTGCCGCCGGCATGTACAAGACCATTCCTTTTGCATTCCCCTATGACGCGGCTCATGCCACGGGCGTTGAAAAGAAGATTGCCCAGGTGCAGGCCGCCGAAAAGATCGATGTACTTCTCGAATCCGAAATCGCCAGCATCGCCGGCGCTCCCGGCAATTACGAAGTGACCGTGAAGGTTGGCAAGGAAGAGCGCGTCGTGGCGGTCGGGTCCGTGGTTATCGCTACCGGATGGGTGCCGCAGGATACGGCATTCCTGAAGCCGCTCGGCTATGGAACGCTCAAGAACGTGGTCACTTCCCGTGAGTTCGAGATGATGGCCAAGGCTGGCTCCGTGGTGCGCAAGAGTGATGGCGCCAAGCCTGCGAAGGTCATGTTCCTGCTCGGATTCGGCGACAAGCTCGCCCCCTTCGAGGTCAAGGAAGAGGAAGCTCGCGCCGCCGCACTGGCCGCGGCAGAGGTCAAGGAGGCCGACGACACCCCCAAGACCAACTTCGTCAAGCAGGACACCTACAAGCATTTGTCCTACAGCTCCGAACTGACTTCGCTGACAGCCCTGAAGCAGGCGAACTATGTACGCGAATTCATTCCCGGCGGCGTGGCCATGGTGGTCTATGAGCACATGATGGTCCCCGGCATGAATGAGCTGTATTACAAGGCCGCGCAGAACGACCCGAGCGTCATGATGACCAAGGGCGTGATCCGCGAGGTTCGGGATGGTGGCGATGGCGACATCGTTGTGGTACTTGAGGACACCCTTCTCGGCGCAAAGGTCGAGATCGAAGTGGACATGCTTGTGCTGCCCACGGCCATGGTGCCCACCACCGCGCTTGATCCGATCCTGAAGCTCCAATATCGGCAGGGCCCGGCCATGCCGGACCTTGAGCTGTTCAGCGGTTACGCCGATTCCAACTACATATGCTTCCCGTACGAAACTCGCCGCACCGGCATTTATGCCGCTGGCACGGTGCGTCAGCCCATGACCATGGCCACGGCCGAGGTCGATGCCTCCGGCGCCGCCCTGAAGGCGATTCAGTGTCTTGAATCAGCGAACAGAGGCATGGCGGTTCACCCGCGTTCGGGCGATCTGTCCTTTCCGAAGTTCAACCTCGTGCGCTGCACCCAGTGCAAGCGTTGTACGGAAGAATGTCCTTTCGGCGCCCTGGACGAGGACGAAAAGGGCAATCCGATGCCCAATACCTCCCGTTGCCGCCGTTGTGGAACGTGCATGGGCGCCTGCCCTGAACGTGTCATCTTCTTCGACAACTACAACGTCGACCAGATCGGATCCATGATCAAGCAGGTCGAGGTTCCCGACGATATGGAAGTGGGCGGTCCGCGCATGCTCATTCTCGCCTGCGAGAACGATGCCTATCCTGCCCTCGACATGGCTGCCCTGCGCGGCAAGAAGTGGAGCCCCTATGTGCGCATCGTTCCGGTGCGTTGCCTTGGTTCGGTCAACACCATCTGGATTGCCGACGCCATGTCCAAGGGCACGGACGGCTGCCTGCTCCTGGGTTGCAAGTACGGTGAAGATTACCAGTGCCATTTCGTCAAGGGTTCGGACCTGTGCAGTCGGCGCATGGCCAACATCGGTGAGACCCTGGGCAAGCTTGGCATCGAAACCGAACGGGTACAGCAGATGCAGGTCGCCATTGACGAATACGACAAGGTTCCCGGCATGATTGACGAGTTTGTTGATGCGATCACCAAGCTTGGTCCCAACCCGTTCAAGGGATACTAG
- the qmoC gene encoding quinone-interacting membrane-bound oxidoreductase complex subunit QmoC yields MSKTIKIEPNLQFVKELQEVGGADLKKCYQCATCSVACPMSPADNPYPRKEMVWAQWGLKDKLVNDIDIWLCHNCGTCSELCPRGAKPGDLLAALRNMTYRKLVKPAIIGEWMSSPKHLPILAGIPMAIFAFIWMIRAALVGTFFPLTEDGKIVYGNLFPGDFTIDPLFGLVAIFVAICFGLGVKNMIDGFKANVTETFVIGYKKPTLKDAIIATIKYDVLQHSRFKNCVDSPADEERVKGHQILFYGFVACAIVTSIVAVAHWGGKVIPLLAPVGHTPMPLWHPVKILANVGAVLLVTGLTLLTRRRLNSDTKKSVSNYYDWYLLGVIWVVTLTGIGAQIFRLAGVAPLAFFTYYLHLVSIFMLIAYLPWSKLGHLVYRTTALIYARYIGRLPIDEKLIEDDKIFVI; encoded by the coding sequence ATGTCCAAAACAATTAAGATTGAGCCTAATCTGCAGTTCGTCAAGGAACTGCAGGAGGTGGGTGGTGCGGATCTCAAGAAGTGCTACCAGTGCGCTACCTGCTCTGTCGCATGCCCCATGTCTCCTGCGGACAATCCCTATCCGCGCAAGGAAATGGTCTGGGCCCAGTGGGGTCTCAAAGACAAGCTGGTCAACGACATCGACATCTGGTTGTGTCACAATTGCGGAACCTGTTCCGAACTGTGTCCTCGCGGAGCAAAACCTGGAGACCTGCTGGCCGCCCTGCGCAACATGACCTACCGCAAGTTGGTGAAGCCTGCCATTATTGGCGAGTGGATGAGTTCTCCCAAGCACCTGCCCATCCTGGCAGGTATTCCGATGGCTATTTTCGCCTTCATCTGGATGATTCGTGCCGCTCTCGTGGGCACCTTCTTTCCGCTCACGGAAGACGGCAAAATCGTTTACGGCAACCTCTTCCCCGGTGATTTCACCATTGACCCCCTGTTCGGACTGGTCGCCATCTTCGTGGCCATCTGCTTCGGGCTTGGAGTCAAGAACATGATCGACGGGTTCAAGGCCAACGTGACCGAGACGTTTGTCATCGGATACAAGAAGCCGACCTTGAAAGACGCGATCATCGCGACGATCAAGTACGATGTCCTCCAGCATTCCCGTTTCAAGAACTGCGTGGACAGCCCCGCGGATGAAGAACGGGTCAAGGGCCATCAGATTCTGTTCTACGGTTTCGTGGCCTGCGCCATTGTCACGTCAATCGTGGCCGTGGCTCACTGGGGCGGCAAGGTCATTCCCCTGCTGGCACCTGTCGGCCATACGCCCATGCCTCTTTGGCACCCGGTCAAGATCCTGGCCAACGTGGGCGCTGTGCTGCTGGTAACCGGTCTCACTCTGCTGACTCGTCGGCGCTTGAATTCGGACACCAAGAAGTCCGTTTCCAACTACTACGACTGGTATCTGCTCGGTGTGATCTGGGTTGTGACCCTGACCGGCATCGGCGCCCAGATCTTCCGTCTGGCAGGCGTCGCGCCCCTGGCCTTCTTCACGTATTATCTGCATCTGGTCAGCATCTTCATGCTGATTGCGTATCTGCCTTGGTCCAAACTTGGGCATTTGGTGTACCGCACCACAGCGCTCATTTATGCACGGTATATTGGTCGTTTGCCCATTGACGAAAAACTCATCGAAGATGACAAAATCTTTGTTATTTAA
- a CDS encoding EVE domain-containing protein yields MKYWLMKTEPGCFSIDDLEGAPNQTSSWDGVRNFQARNFMRDQMSVGDLILFYHSVKNPGVVGIARVTRESYPDHTAQDPGDQHFDPRSTPENPLWFMVDVQFVEKFAHPVPLGSLRGVKGLEGMELLKKGSRLSVMPVTEEEFEIVTRLGRQ; encoded by the coding sequence ATGAAATACTGGTTGATGAAGACCGAACCGGGGTGCTTTTCCATCGATGACCTGGAGGGCGCCCCAAACCAGACCTCAAGTTGGGATGGCGTGCGTAATTTTCAGGCCCGCAATTTCATGCGCGACCAGATGAGCGTTGGCGATCTCATCCTTTTTTATCACAGCGTGAAGAATCCTGGCGTGGTTGGTATCGCCAGGGTGACACGTGAAAGCTATCCGGACCATACCGCCCAGGACCCTGGGGATCAGCATTTCGATCCGCGTTCGACGCCTGAAAATCCGTTGTGGTTCATGGTCGATGTGCAGTTCGTAGAGAAATTTGCGCATCCGGTCCCGCTCGGGTCATTGCGCGGCGTGAAGGGGCTGGAAGGGATGGAGCTTTTGAAGAAGGGCTCGCGGCTTTCGGTCATGCCGGTGACGGAAGAAGAGTTCGAGATTGTCACCCGCCTCGGGCGGCAGTGA
- a CDS encoding ABC transporter ATP-binding protein, with amino-acid sequence MLLKIENLRVNYGNVEALHGINLEVEEGEIVTILGANGAGKSTTLNAISGLVSITGGTIFFRDTALHKLPAHEIVKHKITQSPEGRRVFTTLTVQENLILGAFTSTNTERIQKSLKWIYELFPRLQERRKQMAGTLSGGEQQMLAIGRALMANPKILLLDEPSLGLAPILVKSIFDTVKEINKTGVTVILVEQNAKAALKLAHRGYVMEVGNIVLADTAANLLKNEQVQQAYLGGGH; translated from the coding sequence ATGCTGCTTAAAATTGAGAATCTGCGCGTGAACTATGGCAATGTCGAAGCCCTGCACGGAATCAACCTCGAAGTTGAAGAAGGCGAAATCGTTACTATCCTCGGCGCCAACGGTGCCGGGAAATCGACAACCCTCAACGCCATCAGCGGGCTGGTAAGCATCACCGGAGGGACGATCTTCTTTCGCGACACGGCCCTGCACAAGCTTCCCGCGCATGAAATCGTCAAGCACAAGATCACCCAGAGTCCTGAAGGTCGCCGTGTCTTCACGACCCTGACCGTTCAGGAGAACCTCATTCTTGGAGCGTTCACGTCCACCAACACAGAGCGCATCCAGAAGAGCCTGAAGTGGATCTACGAGCTTTTTCCACGCCTGCAGGAACGGCGCAAACAGATGGCGGGAACCCTGAGCGGAGGAGAGCAACAGATGCTGGCCATAGGCCGGGCGCTGATGGCCAATCCCAAGATCCTGCTCCTTGACGAGCCAAGCCTTGGCCTGGCCCCGATTCTGGTCAAATCCATCTTCGACACGGTCAAGGAAATCAACAAAACCGGGGTGACCGTCATCCTGGTCGAACAGAATGCCAAGGCCGCCCTCAAGCTGGCCCACAGGGGCTATGTCATGGAAGTCGGCAACATCGTACTGGCTGATACGGCGGCAAATCTGCTCAAAAACGAGCAGGTGCAGCAGGCATATCTGGGTGGGGGGCACTAG
- a CDS encoding ABC transporter ATP-binding protein, translated as MTLLSIENLSKNFGGLMAVNEVSFDVEAGSIVGLIGPNGAGKTTVFNLITGNYQPNTGTVLFDGQNLVGLPTHTIVERGIARTFQTIRLFQNMSVLENVLAGGHCRMHSGSLAAMFRTPTQRREEHESMRQAMAELEFVGLSHEWQNKAKNLSYGNQRLLEIARALATKPKLIVLDEPAGGMNDQETHDLIRLIRAIQDRGITVLLIEHDMGLVMRVCSSLVVLEHGAKIASGTPAEIQANPRVIEAYLGVDSDE; from the coding sequence ATGACGCTGCTCTCCATAGAAAACCTGAGCAAGAACTTTGGCGGTCTCATGGCTGTCAACGAGGTTTCCTTTGATGTCGAGGCAGGCAGCATCGTCGGTCTCATCGGCCCCAACGGCGCAGGCAAGACTACCGTTTTCAACCTCATCACCGGCAACTACCAGCCCAACACGGGCACGGTCCTCTTTGACGGCCAGAACCTTGTCGGCCTGCCCACCCACACCATCGTGGAAAGGGGCATAGCCCGCACCTTCCAGACCATTCGCCTGTTTCAGAACATGAGCGTCCTTGAAAATGTGCTCGCGGGCGGCCATTGCCGCATGCACTCGGGCTCACTGGCGGCCATGTTCCGAACACCGACCCAGCGACGCGAGGAACATGAGTCCATGCGCCAGGCAATGGCCGAACTGGAATTCGTGGGCCTGTCCCATGAATGGCAGAACAAGGCCAAAAACCTGTCCTACGGCAATCAAAGACTCCTTGAAATCGCCCGCGCCCTTGCCACCAAGCCCAAACTCATCGTGCTCGACGAACCGGCCGGAGGCATGAACGACCAGGAAACCCATGACCTCATCCGCCTGATCCGCGCCATCCAGGATCGAGGCATCACGGTCCTCTTGATCGAACACGACATGGGTCTGGTCATGCGTGTCTGCTCATCCCTGGTCGTGCTGGAACACGGCGCGAAAATCGCGTCCGGCACGCCCGCCGAGATCCAGGCAAACCCGCGTGTCATCGAAGCCTACCTCGGTGTCGACTCCGACGAATAA
- a CDS encoding branched-chain amino acid ABC transporter permease — MKSRNVLYYFIFALLMASCPLFLNAYWTDVFNNVGLYAILALSLNVILGHAGLFHMGHAAFYAIGAYTTAILNTTFGIPVLWSMPMAGIMAGIFAMIVARPIIHLRGDYLLIVTIGIVEIVRIALINNVFDITGGANGIFGISRPTVFGYKISKPDQFFYLIWGFAAVTIFLLLRLEHSRFGRALMYIKEDEVAAGGSGINVAHHKLVAFIIGAVWAGMCGTIYASKMTIIAPESFSFAESVVLFTIVILGGAGSIPGVILGAFLLVGLPELFRGLAEYRMLVFGAAMVLMMIFRNQGLLPPGPKKYDVASLLPAGGRK, encoded by the coding sequence ATGAAATCACGTAATGTCCTCTACTACTTCATTTTTGCCCTGCTCATGGCCTCATGCCCGCTGTTTCTGAACGCCTATTGGACCGACGTCTTCAACAATGTCGGACTTTACGCAATTCTGGCCCTGAGCCTCAATGTCATCCTCGGCCATGCCGGCCTTTTCCACATGGGGCACGCCGCATTCTACGCCATCGGCGCCTATACCACGGCCATCCTGAACACCACCTTCGGGATTCCCGTGCTGTGGAGCATGCCTATGGCTGGGATAATGGCCGGGATCTTCGCCATGATCGTGGCCAGACCCATCATCCACCTGCGCGGGGATTATCTGCTGATCGTCACCATCGGAATCGTCGAGATCGTGCGCATCGCGCTCATCAACAACGTCTTCGACATCACCGGCGGGGCCAACGGCATCTTCGGAATCAGCCGCCCGACGGTCTTCGGGTACAAGATATCCAAACCGGACCAGTTCTTTTACCTGATCTGGGGTTTCGCGGCCGTGACCATTTTTCTCCTGCTGCGGCTTGAGCATTCCCGTTTCGGACGGGCGCTCATGTACATCAAGGAGGATGAAGTGGCCGCCGGAGGAAGCGGAATAAACGTCGCCCATCACAAGCTGGTGGCTTTCATCATCGGCGCTGTCTGGGCCGGCATGTGCGGAACCATCTACGCATCCAAGATGACCATCATCGCCCCTGAGTCGTTTTCCTTCGCCGAATCCGTGGTCCTTTTCACCATCGTCATCCTGGGAGGGGCGGGAAGCATTCCCGGCGTAATCCTGGGAGCGTTTCTCCTGGTCGGGCTGCCCGAACTGTTTCGAGGTCTGGCCGAATACCGCATGCTGGTCTTCGGCGCGGCCATGGTGCTCATGATGATCTTCCGGAATCAGGGCCTGCTTCCGCCCGGTCCCAAGAAGTATGACGTCGCCAGCCTTCTTCCCGCCGGAGGTCGCAAATGA
- a CDS encoding branched-chain amino acid ABC transporter permease: MEEFFQQLTNGLAVGGIYALIALGYTMVYGVLKLINFAHGDLFTIGAYLGLTLLVSMGLFDKIGPLPAVILLAIMVMILVAIIGAILERVAYRPLRQSPRLSAVVSALGASIFFQNAIMAIYSPKFLVYPHNILPKTAVNIMGLDIPVMRIIMFATSLVLMAALYFFIQKTKIGTAIRAAAIDQGAAKLMGINVDRVIMLVFCIGPALGGAAGLMVGLYYGQINFSMGWMFGLKAFTAAILGGIGNIPGAMVGGLLLGVIEALGAAYISIAWKDAIAFCVLILILIVRPTGLLGERVAEKV; encoded by the coding sequence ATGGAAGAATTTTTTCAACAACTGACCAATGGACTGGCCGTCGGGGGCATCTATGCCCTGATCGCCCTCGGGTACACCATGGTCTACGGGGTCCTGAAGCTGATCAATTTCGCCCACGGCGATCTTTTCACCATCGGCGCCTACCTTGGCCTTACCCTGCTCGTCTCCATGGGCCTTTTCGACAAAATCGGACCGCTGCCCGCCGTGATTCTGCTGGCCATCATGGTCATGATCCTGGTCGCCATCATCGGCGCGATACTGGAGCGCGTGGCCTACCGCCCGCTTCGCCAGTCGCCCCGGCTTTCAGCCGTGGTTTCAGCCCTCGGTGCGTCCATCTTCTTTCAAAATGCGATCATGGCCATCTACAGCCCAAAATTCCTGGTCTATCCGCACAACATCCTGCCCAAGACGGCCGTGAACATCATGGGCCTGGACATCCCGGTCATGCGCATCATCATGTTCGCGACGTCCCTTGTGCTCATGGCGGCGCTGTATTTCTTCATACAGAAGACCAAGATCGGCACGGCCATCCGGGCCGCCGCCATCGACCAGGGCGCGGCCAAGCTGATGGGCATCAACGTCGACCGGGTCATCATGCTGGTCTTCTGCATCGGCCCGGCGCTTGGCGGCGCGGCCGGTCTCATGGTCGGCCTGTATTACGGGCAGATCAATTTCAGCATGGGCTGGATGTTCGGCCTCAAGGCCTTCACCGCGGCCATCCTGGGCGGCATCGGCAACATTCCCGGGGCCATGGTCGGCGGCTTGCTGCTGGGCGTCATCGAGGCCCTTGGCGCGGCGTATATTTCCATCGCCTGGAAAGACGCCATCGCCTTTTGCGTCTTGATCCTGATCCTCATTGTCAGGCCCACGGGCCTTCTAGGAGAAAGGGTGGCTGAAAAAGTATGA